TGGGCGGGGTGTCTCCGCGCATAGCGCTTGCCGGGAAGGCGCCGGGGGCGGTCGTCCGGTCGCCCTGGCGCGCCTGATCGATGGCAACGGCCTCTGCTGCGGGGCCTGTTGCTTTCGCACTGTCTGCTGCGGTCGCGTCGGTCGCATCGTCCGCGTGTGTGTCGTCCGCGTCGCCCGTCGCGTTTGTGCCGTCGGCTCGGTCGCGGGCGTCAGCACCCTGCACTTCTTTGGGACCGTCCGCCCGGCCGCCGGCCCTGTTGGGGCGGCCGGGCCAGCCGGGAACGGATCCGGTTCCCAGCAGCGCCGCTCCCCCGCGCAGTACCTCGACATGGGCCGCGCGGACCGCGGGTCCCGGCTCCACGCCGAGTTCCTCGATGAGGCGGGTGCGGAGGTCGCGGTGGACGGCGAGGGCCTCGGCCTGGCGGCCGGTGCGGTGGAGGGCGAGCATCAGCTGGCGGTGGTAGGACTCGCGGAGCGGGTGTTCGGCGGCGAGCGCGGAGAGCTCGGGGACGAGGGCGTCCGGTCGGGTGGGGGCGAGCGCGAGCTCGGCGTCGTAGCGCCACTCCAGAAGGAGGAGTCGGGCCTCCTCCAGGCGCTGCACGAGGGCGTAGCCGGCGAGTTCGGAGGGGACTCCGCTGAGCGGCGCGCCGCGCCACAGTGCGAGGGCCGCCGCGCAGGCGTGGACGGTCTCGGGCCAGTTCCCGTCGGCGTGGGCTCCGCGGGCCCGGGCGGCGTGACTCTCGAAGAGCTGGACGTCGAGTTCGCCGGGTGCGATGCGCAGCAGGTAGCCGGGGGCCACCGCCTGGAGCCGGTCGGGGTCGTCGAGCAGCCGGCGCAGCCGGGAGACGTGGTTGTGCAGGGACGCCTTGGCGGAGGCCGGCGGGGTGCTCCCCCACAGCGCCTCCTTGAGGGACTTGGTGGAGACGACCCGGCCGGCTTCGAGGAGCAGCGCGGCCAGCAGGATCCGCTGCTTGCGGCTGCCGACCACGCGCACACCGGCGCCGTCCTGGCCGTCGTACAGAATCGGCGGCCCGAGCAGTCCGAACCGCAGCCCCGACTGCGATCCGCGCCCCATCACGCCGCCCACTTCTGGCGGAAACCCGCCCTCTTCACGACGGTTTCCCGCCAGCCACCCGACACCGACCGATGCCGGAATCCGCTACCACGCCGCGCTTCCACACCATCGGTTCCCCATCGACGCCGTCGACTTCACGCCAGGCTGCGAACAACAAAACGTAGATGCGTTGGCCACATGTTAGCGATTTGTTGGCGCAACCTGATGTGATCACTACATCGGATCTGGCCCGAGGGCGCGCGCGTACGACGCGCAACTCGGGGGAGTGTCGCCGTCGCGGCCGGATCCGTGGGACGCGAGAGGGCCCCGGTCGGCGGAGGTGAGCGACCGGGGTCCTCGTCCCGTTCTCTGCGGGACGTGGTCTCACGTGGTCTCAGATGATGGGCGGGCGGCCCAGTCGGGTGAGCTGCCACACCGTTCGCCAGCGCATCGGCCGCCGTTCACCGGCGGGTTGGCGTACGCCCTCGACGAAGCCGGCGAACCAGGCGCGCAGTCCGCTCGACGACCTCGTCCGCAGCACGGTGAGCGCCGTCCACACCGCGAGGTGGACCGGGATGAGCGGCAGCGGCAGTCGGCGCCGGGCCAGCCAGACGCGGTTGCGGGCGTTGACGCGGTAGTAGATGGCGTGCCGGGCCGGTGAAGTCTTGGGGTGCTGGAGCAGGAGTTCGGGCGCGTACAGGATGCGCCAGCCGAGGTCGGCGGCCCGCCAGGCCAGGTCGGTCTCCTCGTGGGCGAAGAAGAACTCGGCGGGCCAGTCACCGGTTTCGGCGAGCATGGTCATGCGGAAGGCGTGGCCGCCGCCGAGGAAGCCGGTGACGTATCCGCCGCGCAGCGGGTCGGAGGCGCCGACGCGGGGGACGTGCCGCTGCTGGGTCTCGCCGTGCTCGTCGGCGATGCGGAAGCCGACGATGCCGAGGCGCTCGTCGGCCGCGAACAACTCCTGTACGCGGCGCAGCACATCGGCGTCCACGAGGAGGCCGTCGTCGTCGAGTTCCACGACCACGTCGATGTCGCCGAAGTCCCGCAGGCGGGCGAGCGCCACGTTGCGCCCTCCGGGGCAGCCGAGGTTCTCCTCGACGTCGAGGGTGGTGACCTCGCCGGGCAGGGAGAGCCGCTCGGCGAACTCGGGCAGCCGGCAGCCGTTGCCGACGACCACGATCCGGGCCGGGGGGAGGTCCTGCTTGGCCACGGACCGCAACAACGCGTCGACCTCGTCGGGCCGGTTCCCCATCGTCACCACGGCGACGGCGACCCTCGGCTCGCCCATGTCCCACGTCCCCTCAAACCGACGGCCATCAACCGCGGCGATGCTAGCCGTTCACGGTAAGGACTTGTTGGGGGGTGGGGATGGGGGTGAGGGGTGGGGTGGTGTGGAGGGGCGCCTTGTCGGATCGGACCAGCAACCACGACTCACCTCGGTCCCACCCACGGACAGCGACCCGCACCGAACCGCCCCCGCCCCTCACCCCCGCCGGTTCTCCCTCCGGCGTACGAACTTCAGGCCCGACCAGTCCTCCCCCAGCGCCGCGACCTTCACGTCCACGACTCCGAGTGGCAGGAAGACCTCCCGCAACGCGTTCTCCGTGATGTCGCTGACATGGCCGGCCGCCCTCCGCGGCCAGGCGATCCACAGCGCGGCCTGATCCGCGAGGTCCTCGACCAGCCCGGCCGCCTCGACCGCGAGCCTCGCGTACT
Above is a window of Streptomyces griseorubiginosus DNA encoding:
- a CDS encoding glycosyltransferase family 2 protein — protein: MGEPRVAVAVVTMGNRPDEVDALLRSVAKQDLPPARIVVVGNGCRLPEFAERLSLPGEVTTLDVEENLGCPGGRNVALARLRDFGDIDVVVELDDDGLLVDADVLRRVQELFAADERLGIVGFRIADEHGETQQRHVPRVGASDPLRGGYVTGFLGGGHAFRMTMLAETGDWPAEFFFAHEETDLAWRAADLGWRILYAPELLLQHPKTSPARHAIYYRVNARNRVWLARRRLPLPLIPVHLAVWTALTVLRTRSSSGLRAWFAGFVEGVRQPAGERRPMRWRTVWQLTRLGRPPII